Proteins from a genomic interval of Rhodococcus rhodochrous:
- a CDS encoding MlaD family protein, with amino-acid sequence MSAAQYSGFGPSRRGLRIRGLAVVVAAALVVTVAWWASQPDRSGEVQFAVTASNLGDGVSTDTAVRLRGMSIGSVIEVEPQGPQQQIVTLGVDEEHVDELSTAMHTRFVSSNIFGSTALELIPMPGGEPIRAGSTLALGDVGDYTVTTVLRDSGRLLLDVVTPQLSDSIDSAAELTQQMAPLLASSLLVMRNIARTQNEPLSELLPKFADVSEGVAAFTPSALNTLSAIASVEELEDDFRTQQASETITEVSHLVLALSGEIVGALGPTSSAVDMLLDILIPLNQSLGGVTPDQVDRLVDGADGALQHQGDRVVLGVDVLVDTFPAFRVPLETTGGTR; translated from the coding sequence GTGAGCGCAGCACAGTATTCGGGCTTCGGCCCCAGTCGCCGCGGACTGCGGATCCGCGGGCTCGCCGTCGTGGTCGCCGCCGCACTCGTCGTCACCGTGGCCTGGTGGGCGTCGCAGCCCGACCGCTCCGGTGAGGTGCAGTTCGCCGTCACCGCATCGAATCTCGGCGACGGAGTCTCCACCGACACCGCCGTGCGTCTGCGGGGCATGTCGATCGGATCGGTGATCGAGGTCGAACCGCAGGGGCCGCAGCAACAGATCGTCACGCTCGGTGTCGACGAGGAGCACGTCGACGAGCTGTCGACGGCGATGCACACCCGTTTCGTCTCGTCGAACATCTTCGGCTCCACCGCACTCGAACTCATCCCGATGCCGGGCGGCGAGCCGATCCGAGCCGGCAGCACCCTCGCCCTCGGCGATGTCGGGGACTACACCGTCACCACCGTGCTGCGCGATTCCGGTCGTCTCCTGCTCGACGTGGTCACCCCACAGCTGTCGGACTCGATCGACAGTGCCGCCGAACTGACCCAGCAGATGGCGCCGCTGCTCGCCTCGTCGCTGCTCGTGATGCGCAACATCGCCCGCACCCAGAACGAGCCGCTCAGTGAGCTGCTGCCGAAATTCGCGGATGTCTCCGAAGGTGTCGCGGCGTTCACCCCGTCGGCACTGAACACTCTGTCGGCCATCGCGTCCGTCGAGGAACTCGAGGACGATTTCCGCACGCAGCAGGCAAGCGAGACGATCACCGAGGTCTCGCATCTGGTGCTCGCACTCTCGGGTGAGATCGTCGGCGCGCTCGGCCCCACTTCGTCTGCCGTCGACATGCTGCTCGACATCCTGATCCCGCTGAACCAGAGCCTGGGAGGGGTCACCCCCGATCAGGTCGACAGGCTCGTCGACGGCGCAGACGGTGCCCTGCAGCACCAGGGCGACCGGGTGGTCCTGGGGGTGGACGTGCTCGTCGACACCTTCCCGGCCTTCCGGGTTCCGCTCGAAACCACCGGGGGTACCCGATGA
- a CDS encoding ABC transporter permease has product MSATRSGSVATPSPYRPRGLRWTRHAGRAWNPIESLGLYLHFVVVSFRGIGHALRRNRRQTVAIFTDLTWGNGRAVIVGGGVAPVLAILGIVAGAMVGLVGFSALDMLGMGPLTGAMSALANPRELAPLIAAIGFAAQAGCRITAEVGAMRISEEIDALEAQAIDSIPYVVSTRLIAAVGAVVPSYLIALALGFAATGATVTVVQGQGSGAYDHYFHMFTEPIDLIYSLVKVIVFVLVVTLVHAYQGYHASGGPEGVGIASGRAIRASLVLIVTTDMVLTLVMWGLDATISFSG; this is encoded by the coding sequence ATGAGCGCCACACGCAGCGGATCCGTTGCCACGCCGTCGCCCTATCGTCCCCGCGGTCTGCGGTGGACGCGCCACGCCGGCCGGGCGTGGAACCCGATCGAATCCCTCGGGCTCTACCTGCACTTCGTCGTCGTCTCGTTCCGCGGCATCGGCCACGCCCTGCGCCGCAACCGCCGCCAGACCGTCGCCATCTTCACCGACCTGACATGGGGCAACGGCCGCGCAGTCATCGTCGGCGGAGGCGTCGCACCGGTACTGGCCATCCTCGGCATCGTCGCCGGGGCGATGGTCGGTCTCGTCGGCTTCTCCGCACTCGACATGCTCGGGATGGGACCGCTGACCGGCGCCATGTCGGCCCTGGCGAATCCACGCGAGCTCGCTCCCCTCATTGCGGCGATCGGATTCGCCGCCCAGGCCGGCTGCCGCATCACCGCCGAGGTCGGCGCCATGCGGATCTCGGAGGAGATCGACGCGCTCGAAGCCCAGGCCATCGACTCGATCCCCTACGTCGTCTCCACCCGGCTCATCGCCGCCGTCGGCGCCGTCGTCCCGTCCTATCTGATCGCGCTCGCGCTCGGATTCGCCGCCACCGGCGCGACCGTCACCGTGGTGCAGGGTCAGGGGTCGGGCGCCTACGACCACTACTTCCACATGTTCACCGAGCCGATCGACCTGATCTACTCGCTGGTCAAGGTGATCGTGTTCGTCCTGGTCGTGACGCTCGTGCACGCCTACCAGGGCTATCACGCGAGCGGTGGTCCCGAGGGGGTCGGGATCGCCTCGGGCAGGGCCATCCGGGCGAGCCTCGTGCTGATCGTGACCACCGACATGGTGCTCACGCTCGTCATGTGGGGCCTCGACGCGACGATCAGCTTCTCGGGGTGA
- a CDS encoding MlaE family ABC transporter permease: MKTSRPADADVRGERPFGGAVVTRTADSTRTFGRTLRLGFRSTAYLIVDIARGRFPMREAIVQGWFFISVSAVPAVLVALPLGVVIAVQVGSMTDNVGANSMAGAVGGMGVMQQIAPLAAALLIGGVGGSAISADLASRTIREEIDALRTLGIDPQRRLVSPRILAMVVVAPMLSVLIILMSILASFAVASLGQGVAPGSYWLSFGSFASTTDLIVCLFKAAVFGYVVAIISSQRGLEAKGGPKGVADSVNAAVVLSIIACMVVNLFITQVVLMFVPMRFL; this comes from the coding sequence ATGAAGACCTCGCGACCCGCGGACGCAGACGTCCGGGGCGAGCGGCCGTTCGGAGGTGCCGTGGTCACACGCACCGCCGATTCCACACGCACATTCGGACGCACGCTCCGTCTGGGGTTCCGCTCCACCGCATACCTGATCGTCGACATCGCACGCGGTCGTTTCCCGATGCGGGAAGCAATCGTTCAGGGATGGTTCTTCATCTCCGTCTCGGCCGTGCCCGCAGTTCTGGTGGCGCTGCCGCTCGGCGTCGTCATCGCCGTCCAGGTCGGCAGCATGACCGACAACGTCGGCGCCAACTCCATGGCCGGCGCGGTGGGCGGCATGGGAGTGATGCAGCAGATCGCGCCCCTGGCCGCGGCCCTGCTCATCGGTGGTGTCGGTGGTTCGGCCATCTCGGCCGACCTCGCCTCGCGCACCATCCGGGAGGAGATCGACGCGCTGCGCACCCTCGGCATCGACCCCCAGCGCAGGTTGGTCTCCCCCCGCATCCTGGCGATGGTCGTCGTCGCCCCGATGTTGTCGGTGCTGATCATCCTCATGAGCATCCTTGCGAGCTTCGCCGTGGCCTCGCTCGGCCAGGGGGTCGCCCCCGGCTCGTACTGGTTGTCGTTCGGCAGTTTCGCCTCGACCACCGACCTGATCGTCTGCCTGTTCAAGGCCGCGGTCTTCGGTTATGTGGTGGCGATCATCTCCAGCCAACGGGGCCTCGAAGCCAAGGGTGGCCCGAAGGGCGTCGCGGACAGCGTCAATGCGGCCGTGGTGCTCAGCATCATCGCCTGCATGGTCGTCAACCTCTTCATCACCCAGGTGGTCCTGATGTTCGTCCCCATGAGGTTCCTCTGA
- a CDS encoding oxygenase MpaB family protein: MEVTPAQRVRANIEDDVPVADRTFVRLLADRRIWPMFLFRALSLQGTHPTVMVALEQHSKSFTEPSVRAENTLAYTYRIYFGENVADSARELREMHRPITGLDYEGRRYHAWNRDVWTWVHLTTIESLIYAIEVCFGPQPAPEVEAFYRESCRLGMLFGVREQDMPDDVAALRAYVDRGVADKLAMSPGTRRMQQLVDEQDVIATLEPKLAALPRPLPAVLEKLTGRPVKTLMFGAFPESVRRIWGVPWSAAREREFRAILALMRVGSRLVPERLRMIPEARAALGI; this comes from the coding sequence ATGGAAGTCACTCCCGCACAGCGTGTTCGCGCAAACATCGAGGACGACGTACCCGTCGCCGACCGCACCTTCGTCCGGTTGCTGGCAGATCGCCGCATCTGGCCGATGTTCCTGTTCCGGGCGCTCTCCCTCCAGGGCACCCACCCCACCGTCATGGTTGCGCTCGAACAACATTCGAAGTCGTTCACCGAGCCGTCGGTACGCGCGGAGAACACCCTCGCGTACACCTACCGCATCTACTTCGGCGAGAACGTCGCCGATTCGGCACGCGAACTGCGGGAGATGCACCGCCCCATCACCGGACTCGACTACGAAGGCCGGAGATACCACGCGTGGAACCGCGACGTGTGGACGTGGGTCCACCTCACCACCATCGAATCGCTCATCTACGCGATCGAGGTCTGCTTCGGTCCGCAACCCGCACCGGAGGTGGAGGCCTTCTACCGGGAGAGCTGCCGGCTCGGCATGCTGTTCGGCGTCCGTGAGCAGGACATGCCGGACGACGTGGCAGCTCTTCGCGCCTACGTCGACCGAGGGGTCGCCGACAAGCTCGCGATGTCGCCCGGAACCCGGCGGATGCAGCAACTCGTCGACGAACAGGACGTGATCGCAACCCTCGAGCCGAAACTCGCCGCACTCCCCCGGCCCCTTCCCGCCGTCCTCGAGAAGTTGACGGGGCGGCCGGTGAAGACGTTGATGTTCGGCGCATTCCCCGAATCCGTCCGCCGGATCTGGGGAGTGCCGTGGAGCGCGGCCCGCGAACGTGAGTTCCGAGCGATCCTCGCACTCATGCGCGTCGGCTCCCGGCTGGTTCCCGAGCGCCTGCGCATGATCCCGGAAGCCCGCGCCGCGCTGGGGATCTGA
- a CDS encoding TetR/AcrR family transcriptional regulator gives MGITPVRSLLVGALIGQSADADPTDTAILAATIRCLSHHGLERTTVADVAAEAGVGRATVFRRFDTKEELLGRAFAWELDQLVTRFHAAIDDIEDPYERAVEWIVEAVRTVRHHPVARRFVDDGAALPLLHDPQITAALLTSVRHELDLTAQRAGITFDTATAAEIVSRFFASVWLAPDLGSATATDDGVRRVARTMLSFLIVPSTPSTDS, from the coding sequence ATGGGTATCACCCCCGTGCGTTCGCTCCTCGTGGGAGCGTTGATCGGCCAGAGCGCCGACGCCGATCCGACCGACACCGCAATCCTTGCGGCCACCATCCGCTGCCTGAGCCATCACGGCCTCGAGCGGACGACCGTGGCCGACGTCGCGGCGGAGGCCGGCGTCGGCCGCGCGACGGTCTTCCGGCGGTTCGACACCAAAGAGGAACTGCTCGGTCGCGCGTTCGCGTGGGAGCTCGATCAGCTCGTCACGCGGTTCCACGCCGCCATCGACGACATCGAGGACCCGTACGAGCGCGCGGTCGAATGGATCGTCGAAGCGGTCCGTACCGTTCGCCACCACCCGGTCGCACGACGATTCGTCGACGACGGAGCCGCCCTCCCCCTCCTGCACGATCCGCAGATCACCGCCGCGCTGCTCACGTCGGTCCGCCACGAACTCGACCTCACCGCACAACGGGCGGGGATCACGTTCGACACGGCCACCGCCGCGGAGATCGTCTCGCGATTCTTCGCGAGCGTGTGGCTCGCACCCGATCTGGGCAGCGCCACCGCAACCGACGACGGGGTACGACGGGTGGCCCGGACCATGCTGTCCTTCCTGATCGTGCCCTCGACGCCCTCCACCGACAGCTGA
- a CDS encoding NfeD family protein: MVIVAALIWLIAGVALAAGEALTGDFALLMLGGAALVTGGVSAVTDLPVWIDAVIFAVTSLVLLLGVRPMLRRRYSQPPALPTGIDALPGKHALVLEQVGEHSGRVKIDGEVWTARPLDATEVYEPGTTVTVMQIDGATAVVWRGV; encoded by the coding sequence ATGGTGATCGTGGCCGCATTGATTTGGTTGATCGCCGGAGTGGCGTTGGCGGCCGGCGAAGCGCTCACGGGCGATTTCGCGCTGCTCATGCTCGGCGGTGCAGCGCTCGTCACCGGCGGTGTCTCCGCGGTGACCGATCTGCCCGTCTGGATCGACGCGGTGATCTTCGCCGTGACCTCGCTGGTTCTGCTGCTCGGTGTCCGGCCGATGCTGAGGCGGCGGTACTCCCAGCCGCCCGCTCTGCCGACCGGGATCGACGCTCTCCCGGGCAAGCACGCCTTGGTCCTCGAGCAGGTGGGGGAGCATTCCGGGCGCGTCAAGATCGACGGTGAGGTGTGGACCGCCAGGCCGCTGGACGCCACCGAGGTATACGAGCCGGGAACGACAGTGACAGTGATGCAGATAGACGGCGCGACTGCCGTCGTGTGGAGGGGTGTCTGA
- a CDS encoding SPFH domain-containing protein, whose amino-acid sequence MEALIVLAVVVALVVVVVAKSVSLVPQAEAAVIERLGRYYRTASGQLTFLVPFVDRIRAKVDLRERVVSFPPQPVITQDNLTLSIDTVVYFQVTNPQAAVYEISNYIAAVEQLTVTTLRNVVGGMTLEETLTSRDSINGQLRGVLDEATGRWGLRVARVELKSIDPPPSIQESMEKQMKADREKRAMILTAEGHRESAIKTAEGDKQSRILSAEGAKQAAILEAEADRQSRILRAQGDRAARYLEAQGEAKSIEKVFAAIKAGKPTPELLAYQYLQTLPQMAQGDANKMWVVPSDFGKALEGFARTLGAPGEDGVFRFEPSPVDEELQRPEDDSAEVEDWFATKRDPEVAQAVAEAEAVARKPVDPAVRTGLATEGTQGGAGEGQSALPATPPAQRWMTNDASEQPAEPPQQQ is encoded by the coding sequence ATGGAAGCTCTGATCGTGCTCGCCGTAGTGGTGGCACTGGTCGTGGTGGTCGTGGCCAAATCGGTATCGCTGGTACCGCAAGCGGAGGCCGCGGTCATCGAACGTCTCGGCCGGTACTACCGGACGGCGTCGGGTCAGCTCACCTTCCTGGTGCCCTTCGTCGACCGCATCCGCGCGAAGGTCGATCTACGCGAACGTGTCGTCTCGTTCCCGCCGCAGCCGGTCATCACCCAGGACAACCTGACGCTGAGCATCGACACGGTCGTGTACTTCCAGGTGACGAACCCGCAGGCGGCCGTCTACGAGATCAGCAACTACATCGCCGCGGTCGAGCAGCTCACCGTCACCACACTCCGCAACGTCGTCGGTGGAATGACCCTCGAGGAGACGCTCACCTCGCGCGACTCCATCAACGGCCAGCTCCGCGGTGTGCTCGACGAAGCGACCGGCCGATGGGGCCTGCGTGTCGCCCGGGTCGAACTCAAGAGCATCGATCCGCCGCCGTCGATCCAGGAATCGATGGAGAAGCAGATGAAGGCCGACCGTGAGAAGCGCGCGATGATCCTCACGGCCGAGGGTCACCGCGAATCCGCGATCAAGACCGCCGAGGGCGACAAGCAGTCGCGCATCCTCTCCGCCGAAGGTGCGAAGCAGGCCGCGATCCTCGAAGCCGAGGCCGACCGGCAGTCGCGGATCCTGCGCGCGCAGGGTGATCGCGCGGCGCGCTACCTCGAGGCTCAGGGCGAGGCGAAGTCCATCGAGAAGGTGTTCGCAGCGATCAAGGCCGGCAAGCCCACTCCGGAGCTGCTCGCCTACCAGTACCTGCAGACCCTGCCGCAGATGGCCCAGGGCGATGCGAACAAGATGTGGGTGGTGCCGAGCGACTTCGGCAAGGCGCTCGAAGGATTCGCGCGGACGCTCGGCGCGCCCGGCGAGGACGGCGTCTTCCGCTTCGAGCCGAGTCCTGTCGACGAGGAACTGCAACGGCCCGAGGACGACAGTGCCGAGGTCGAGGATTGGTTCGCGACCAAGCGCGACCCCGAGGTGGCCCAGGCCGTCGCCGAAGCCGAGGCGGTCGCGCGCAAGCCGGTCGACCCCGCAGTTCGGACGGGTCTCGCCACGGAGGGGACGCAGGGGGGTGCCGGTGAAGGACAGTCGGCGTTGCCCGCAACGCCGCCGGCGCAGCGTTGGATGACGAACGACGCATCCGAGCAGCCGGCCGAGCCGCCGCAACAGCAGTAA
- a CDS encoding DMT family transporter encodes MTVSLGAPSRADDAVGAPSRADIAPTESRGPVLPPSPAPKSPSRTNRRLGIAAIVLSATAMGAAGLFGRKATPEGAVLGEALTLGRMAVGALGMLLLMALSRRLGQLRRTRLSWSVVGGGVLLGLSLATYLSATVLTDLSRAVVLHYLGPVVATALARVFLKERVGRLDALSIGTAFAGMLLAAGLVGGGSSGGEHETLGTVLGAASGVFYGGALLCYRYRTDMPSDVRSLWNFVFGAVAAGGMVAVTRPDMSGMTATHWLWAGGFFVVCGLFALGLLVVAGKHLRAAELSGLSYLEVVVALMIGMVAFGESVTVLAAAGAGLIVVAMALPMLGRR; translated from the coding sequence GTGACCGTTTCCCTGGGCGCGCCTTCGCGCGCCGATGATGCCGTGGGCGCGCCTTCGCGCGCCGATATTGCACCGACCGAGTCGCGTGGCCCTGTTCTCCCTCCCTCCCCCGCCCCGAAGTCGCCGTCGCGTACGAACCGGCGACTCGGGATCGCCGCGATCGTGCTGTCCGCGACCGCGATGGGCGCCGCAGGATTGTTCGGCCGCAAGGCCACTCCCGAAGGCGCGGTGCTCGGTGAGGCACTGACGCTCGGACGGATGGCAGTCGGAGCACTCGGCATGCTCCTCCTGATGGCGCTGTCCCGCCGCCTCGGACAGTTGCGCCGGACCCGTCTGTCCTGGTCGGTCGTCGGTGGCGGTGTGCTCCTCGGACTGTCCCTCGCGACCTATCTGTCCGCCACGGTGTTGACCGACCTGTCCCGTGCCGTGGTTCTCCATTACCTCGGCCCCGTCGTCGCGACGGCCCTCGCCCGGGTGTTCCTGAAGGAGAGGGTCGGTCGCCTCGACGCCCTGTCGATCGGCACGGCGTTCGCCGGTATGCTGCTCGCCGCCGGTCTGGTCGGCGGTGGGTCGTCCGGGGGTGAGCACGAGACGCTGGGCACCGTGCTGGGCGCGGCCTCGGGAGTCTTCTACGGCGGGGCCCTGCTGTGCTACCGCTATCGCACCGATATGCCGTCCGACGTCCGGTCCCTGTGGAACTTCGTCTTCGGTGCCGTCGCGGCAGGTGGGATGGTCGCGGTGACCCGACCCGACATGTCGGGGATGACCGCGACGCACTGGTTGTGGGCCGGTGGGTTCTTCGTCGTCTGCGGCCTGTTCGCGCTGGGGCTGCTCGTCGTTGCGGGCAAGCACCTTCGTGCCGCGGAACTGTCGGGCCTGTCCTACCTCGAGGTCGTGGTCGCGCTGATGATCGGCATGGTCGCCTTCGGAGAGTCCGTGACCGTGCTCGCCGCCGCGGGCGCCGGTCTCATCGTGGTAGCGATGGCACTGCCGATGCTCGGCCGCCGATGA
- a CDS encoding class I adenylate-forming enzyme family protein, translating to MGIGMVLDMASAATPDRIAMGPRSNGVTYRRLDELASRGAGLLGELGARNVVFVGVNGPVLPTLMFAAGRAGIPLAPLNYRLPAAQLLELIDRLDEPIVVADADYVGKLDGCAHRIVSTDEFLGLAEGTAPLAGDRSEDEGTAIVLFTSGTTSAPKGVLLRHRHLLSYLINTVEFGSAARQQATLVSTPPYHIAGLGAVLSNVYSGRRMVYLPDFTPQGWLDLVRTEGVTSAMVVPTMLARIVDHLDGAPAEVPTLESLAYGGARMPQPVLERALAAFGDTGFVNAYGLTETSSTIAVLGPEEHREAFAKPELRGRLSSAGRIVPGIEAQIRSEDGERVLPDGQTGLLWVRGAQVSGEYMGNGSVLDAEGWFPTRDRARIEDGYLYIGGRADDTIIRGGENIAPAEIEDVLAHHPQVREVAVIGTPDDEWGERICAVIVPAVDNHEEADAIRTWCRERLRGSRTPDDVVFVDDLPRTPTGKLVRRDLVEQVTAGLAG from the coding sequence ATGGGTATCGGGATGGTCCTCGACATGGCGTCCGCCGCCACCCCCGATCGGATCGCGATGGGTCCTCGTTCGAACGGTGTCACCTACCGCCGGCTCGACGAACTCGCTTCGCGCGGTGCGGGCTTGCTCGGTGAGCTCGGAGCCCGGAACGTCGTTTTCGTCGGAGTGAACGGTCCGGTCCTTCCCACGCTCATGTTCGCTGCCGGTCGTGCCGGTATTCCCCTGGCGCCCTTGAACTACCGGCTTCCCGCTGCGCAATTGCTCGAATTGATCGACAGGTTGGACGAACCGATCGTCGTGGCGGACGCCGACTATGTCGGCAAGCTCGACGGGTGCGCGCACCGAATCGTCTCGACCGACGAGTTTCTCGGTCTCGCGGAGGGGACGGCACCTCTCGCGGGGGACCGCTCGGAAGACGAGGGGACCGCGATCGTGCTGTTCACCTCCGGGACCACCTCGGCTCCGAAAGGGGTGCTGCTCCGACACCGGCACCTGCTGTCCTACCTCATCAACACCGTCGAATTCGGTTCGGCGGCACGGCAACAGGCCACCCTGGTCAGCACGCCGCCCTATCACATCGCGGGTCTCGGTGCCGTTCTGAGCAACGTCTACTCGGGTCGACGCATGGTCTACCTGCCCGACTTCACGCCGCAGGGCTGGCTCGACCTCGTTCGCACCGAGGGTGTCACCAGCGCGATGGTGGTGCCGACGATGCTCGCCCGCATCGTCGACCACCTCGACGGCGCGCCCGCCGAGGTCCCGACGCTCGAGTCGCTCGCCTACGGAGGTGCGAGGATGCCCCAGCCGGTCCTCGAGCGTGCCCTCGCGGCATTCGGCGACACCGGATTCGTCAACGCCTACGGATTGACGGAGACCAGTTCGACGATCGCGGTGCTCGGACCCGAGGAGCATCGGGAGGCGTTCGCGAAACCCGAACTGCGAGGACGGCTCTCCTCGGCCGGTCGGATCGTGCCCGGTATCGAAGCGCAGATCCGATCCGAGGACGGCGAACGCGTGCTGCCCGACGGGCAGACGGGTCTGCTGTGGGTGCGCGGGGCGCAGGTCAGCGGCGAGTACATGGGTAACGGTTCGGTCCTGGACGCGGAGGGCTGGTTCCCGACCAGGGATCGCGCCCGGATCGAGGACGGCTATCTCTACATCGGTGGTCGCGCGGACGACACGATCATCCGGGGCGGGGAGAACATCGCGCCGGCCGAGATCGAGGACGTGCTGGCACACCACCCGCAGGTGCGTGAGGTGGCCGTGATCGGTACTCCCGACGACGAATGGGGCGAACGGATCTGCGCGGTGATCGTTCCGGCTGTCGACAACCATGAGGAGGCCGATGCGATCCGCACGTGGTGCCGTGAACGTCTGCGCGGTTCGAGGACCCCCGACGACGTCGTGTTCGTCGACGATCTGCCCCGTACTCCCACCGGCAAGCTCGTGCGCCGCGATCTCGTCGAGCAGGTCACGGCCGGACTCGCGGGATGA
- a CDS encoding NADP-dependent oxidoreductase — protein sequence MTDIVDTELVRREWILRARPSGRPRDTDVELVGTALVEPASGQIRVRNLVMSVEPYMRGRMGGEATYAEPYALGEPMLAPTVGVVSWSDRPELPIGSLVLHEYGWRTESFVDPSDCRRLRHDDLPAALHLSVLGIPGMTAWVGIDRIAQVRSGDVVFVSSAAGAVGSTAVQLAKQRGAVVIASAGSPEKVSLVRELGADAAFDHHEGPAKDLLRSAMAEVGATALDVYFDNVGGEQLEAAIRVLADHARIALCGMISVYNSATPVPGPNNLLKLIWRRARMEGFLLADHLDARDAFEDEMAALVRSGRIRPVHTEFAGGIGGAWDAFVGMLDGAATGKALVPLVPST from the coding sequence GTGACCGACATCGTGGACACCGAACTCGTCCGACGCGAATGGATCCTCCGGGCGCGCCCGAGTGGCCGTCCCCGTGACACCGACGTCGAGTTGGTCGGAACCGCTCTCGTCGAACCCGCCTCGGGGCAGATCCGCGTGCGGAACCTCGTCATGTCCGTCGAGCCCTACATGCGGGGCAGGATGGGCGGTGAGGCAACCTACGCGGAGCCCTACGCACTGGGGGAGCCGATGCTCGCTCCCACGGTCGGGGTCGTGTCCTGGTCCGATCGACCCGAGTTGCCGATCGGATCGCTTGTTCTCCACGAGTACGGCTGGCGGACGGAAAGTTTCGTCGACCCGTCCGACTGTCGCAGGCTTCGGCACGACGATCTCCCCGCAGCCCTGCACCTGAGTGTCCTCGGCATCCCGGGTATGACCGCCTGGGTAGGAATCGATCGGATCGCGCAGGTGCGCAGTGGCGATGTGGTGTTCGTGTCGTCCGCGGCCGGTGCGGTCGGATCCACTGCGGTCCAGCTGGCGAAACAGCGTGGTGCCGTGGTGATCGCGAGCGCCGGATCTCCCGAGAAGGTCTCGCTCGTCAGGGAACTCGGTGCCGACGCGGCGTTCGATCATCACGAGGGGCCGGCGAAGGACCTGCTGCGCAGCGCTATGGCCGAGGTCGGTGCCACCGCGCTCGATGTGTATTTCGACAATGTCGGGGGCGAACAACTCGAAGCGGCCATCCGCGTGCTCGCCGACCACGCCCGCATCGCTCTGTGCGGGATGATCAGCGTCTACAACTCCGCCACACCCGTGCCCGGACCGAACAACCTGCTCAAACTGATCTGGCGTCGCGCCCGGATGGAAGGCTTCCTGCTGGCCGACCATCTCGACGCACGCGACGCTTTCGAGGACGAGATGGCCGCGCTCGTCCGGAGCGGACGGATCCGGCCCGTCCACACCGAGTTCGCCGGTGGCATCGGCGGTGCATGGGATGCCTTCGTCGGGATGCTCGACGGCGCCGCGACCGGCAAGGCCCTCGTCCCTCTCGTCCCCTCGACCTGA
- a CDS encoding SDR family NAD(P)-dependent oxidoreductase produces the protein MTTHPRPLEGKVALVTGGSRGLGREMVLAFANAGADVVIVSRKVDSCEKLAAEVAETTGRKALPLALHVGDWDAHEPVVDRVYDEFGHLDVLVNNAGMAPLYPSLDQVTEELFDKVIGVNLKGAFRLTALVGPRMAAGSGGSIINISSIASERPMTTDLPYAAAKAGLNTLTKGFAQAYGPSVRVNTIMAGAFLTDISKAWDMDSANELFGAMPLRRAGNPDEIVGAALYLAGPGSTYTTGAVIPVDGGRTSTP, from the coding sequence ATGACCACGCATCCCCGTCCTCTCGAAGGAAAGGTAGCGCTCGTCACCGGTGGCAGCCGCGGCCTGGGCCGCGAGATGGTTCTCGCCTTTGCGAACGCCGGTGCCGACGTCGTCATCGTCAGCCGCAAGGTCGACAGTTGCGAGAAACTCGCCGCGGAGGTCGCCGAGACCACCGGACGCAAGGCTCTGCCCCTCGCACTGCACGTCGGCGACTGGGACGCCCACGAACCGGTCGTCGACCGGGTCTACGACGAGTTCGGCCACCTGGACGTCCTGGTGAACAACGCCGGCATGGCGCCTCTGTACCCCAGCCTCGACCAGGTGACCGAGGAACTGTTCGACAAGGTGATCGGGGTCAATCTCAAGGGTGCCTTCCGTCTGACCGCCCTCGTCGGTCCTCGGATGGCGGCGGGTTCCGGGGGATCGATCATCAACATCAGCTCCATCGCCTCCGAGCGGCCGATGACCACCGATCTGCCGTACGCGGCCGCCAAGGCGGGACTGAACACCCTGACCAAGGGCTTCGCGCAGGCATACGGCCCCAGCGTGCGGGTCAACACGATCATGGCCGGTGCGTTCCTCACCGACATCAGCAAGGCCTGGGACATGGACTCGGCCAACGAACTCTTCGGGGCGATGCCGCTCCGGCGTGCCGGAAATCCGGACGAGATCGTCGGCGCCGCACTGTATCTCGCGGGGCCCGGTTCCACCTACACCACCGGTGCCGTGATCCCCGTCGACGGCGGCCGCACCTCCACCCCCTGA